A region from the Geotrypetes seraphini chromosome 10, aGeoSer1.1, whole genome shotgun sequence genome encodes:
- the ZNF628 gene encoding zinc finger protein 628 isoform X1, translated as MCRFAEMVGAYQMEMAEIQAPKAQSPLQQPQPAYTSDHQYECQECGKVFKWSSRLIHHQRTHTGERPYKCSECPKAFKGSSALLYHQRSHTGERPYKCADCGKAFKRSSLLQIHQSVHTGVRSFKCHICSMTFKWSSHYQYHVRQHTGERPYKCNMCEKAFKNSSSLRRHRNIHTGERPYVCTVCGKAFTQSTNLRQHQRIHTGERPYKCGECGKSFTHSSNLLLHQRTHSCASVHKCDLCSEVFATHAHLQKHLQSHTIEQAYVQAEAELACTSTEVYLTTTDAMETVEMLFKCGECELTFKNEDLLLSHQESHMEEQQLYVCSVCDKSFKNAMGLSRHLHCHGSEQPFKCSICEKTFVQLSNLLVHQRTHTEEQQLIQTEAEVTCPQSTEVLLLSSATSAAASTTDTVDRPYKCTECGKAFKGSSGLRYHMRDHTGERPYKCLECGKAFKRSSLLSIHQRVHTGVRAFKCAECGLTFKWSSHYQYHLRLHTGERPYSCSECGKSFKNTSCLRRHRQLHTGERPFACTICGKTFTQTSNLRQHERTHTGERPYKCEACGKTFTHSSNLQLHQRTHSSERPFKCNVCGKGFVMSSYLQRHLRTHTADSSTSAPTTTENHAQGSAQGLQNVQIVPSTQGIQIIPNIQATLNLEVNNPPPPPNSQTFLLVQTAQGLQLIPSVQQSTQKLILLPSSQMVPTQQKVPISPNPSNLVLIPKNTPQGGQQVKPVRRRSRSKTQTPSNTTKVSVTSNIIILPNTGPATSNLQCIQNVQIQTLQGSTRTLGPQAGQNMIVLRSMPDPKSPNIQIKPMPSSQEVASMQIQTRPRSQETANVQIQTMPISQDLSSGQIQTIPTSREMSRVHLNQEVTSVIKQEVPNVQLHQEMSNVQIQAIPNSQELSSIHLQALPSSQGMQESQNLIVVQNSPEEELLGPGDDMENLHTMEEMQNVHFETLQMEEGLQNVIVLQNADGEQTRLCVQEVESIQTMEEMPSVQIQTVQNSQDQATSNGQKLLIIRSAQGEQALQVLENVQGLQSGQNLQVVENIQGVQNRQNVQVLQSAQNLNTVQILQNPLQGRSLPSTRNLPSFQGLQNLQPSSSTQTLQLVQSPVQGLQQQQGLPSIQIVQTVPSVQLVHTF; from the exons ATGTGCAG GTTTGCTGAGATGGTTGGAGCCTACCAGATGGAAATGGCTGAGATCCAGGCTCCTAAAGCGCAGTCGCCACTCCAGCAACCGCAGCCAGCCTACACCAGTGACCACCAGTACGAGTGTCAGGAGTGCGGGAAGGTATTCAAATGGTCTTCCAGGCTGATCCACCACCAGAGAACTCACACAGGCGAGCGTCCTTACAAATGTTCTGAGTGTCCCAAGGCCTTTAAGGGCTCCTCAGCTTTGCTCTATCACCAGAGAAGCCACACAGGGGAACGGCCCTACAAATGCGCGGACTGCGGCAAGGCATTCAAGCGCTCTTCGTTGTTGCAGATTCACCAGAGTGTGCACACAGGTGTGCGCTCCTTCAAATGCCATATCTGTAGCATGACGTTCAAGTGGTCCTCACACTACCAGTATCACGTACGCCAGCATACTGGAGAGCGTCCGTACAAGTGCAATATGTGCGAGAAGGCTTTCAAGAACTCATCTAGCTTGAGGCGTCACCGGAACATTCATACAGGCGAGCGACCCTATGTCTGTACGGTGTGCGGAAAAGCATTCACTCAGTCTACCAACTTACGGCAACACCAAAGGATCCATACTGGTGAACGACCTTACAAATGTGGTGAATGTGGCAAGTCTTTCACACACTCATCCAACTTGCTGCTCCATCAACGTACGCACTCTTGTGCCAGTGTGCATAAATGCGACCTATGCAGCGAGGTCTTTGCCACCCATGCCCATCTACAGAAACACCTGCAGTCACATACCATCGAGCAGGCATATGTGCAGGCTGAGGCAGAGCTGGCCTGCACGTCAACTGAGGTTTACTTGACCACCACAGATGCAATGGAGACAGTGGAGATGCTTTTCAAGTGTGGTGAGTGTGAGTTGACCTTCAAGAATGAGGACCTGCTCCTTAGCCACCAAGAGAGCCACATGGAAGAGCAACAACTTTATGTCTGCTCCGTTTGTGATAAATCTTTCAAGAATGCCATGGGGTTGTCTCGCCACCTTCACTGCCATGGGAGCGAGCAGCCCTTCAAGTGCTCCATTTGTGAGAAGACCTTTGTGCAGCTTTCTAACCTACTGGTGCACCAGAGGACTCACACCGAGGAGCAACAGCTCATCCAGACCGAGGCTGAGGTCACCTGCCCACAGTCCACAGAGGTGTTgctcctttcctctgccacatctgcTGCTGCATCTACTACTGATACAGTGGATCGCCCATACAAATGTACAGAGTGTGGCAAGGCCTTCAAAGGTTCTTCGGGGCTCCGTTACCATATGAGAGACCACACAGGGGAGCGGCCTTACAAGTGCTTGGAATGTGGCAAGGCTTTCAAACGCTCCTCTCTGTTGTCCATCCACCAGCGGGTCCACACGGGTGTCCGGGCCTTCAAATGTGCCGAGTGCGGTTTGACGTTCAAATGGTCCTCACACTACCAGTATCACCTCCGGCTGCACACAGGGGAGCGGCCCTATAGCTGTAGTGAATGCGGCAAGTCCTTCAAGAACACATCCTGCTTGCGACGGCACCGTCAGCTACATACAGGTGAGCGCCCTTTTGCTTGTACCATCTGTGGCAAGACATTCACACAGACTTCCAACTTGAGGCAGCACGAACGCACTCATACTGGCGAACGGCCATATAAATGTGAGGCCTGCGGGAAGACCTTCACTCACTCCTCCAACCTGCAGCTTCACCAGCGCACTCACTCCAGTGAACGTCCCTTTAAGTGCAACGTTTGTGGTAAGGGTTTTGTAATGTCCTCCTATCTTCAGCGCCATCTGCGCACCCACACTGCAGATTCAAGCACCTCTGCTCCGACCACCACTGAAAACCATGCACAGGGTTCTGCTCAGGGGCTTCAGAACGTACAAATAGTGCCCAGTACACAAGGGATTCAAATAATCCCAAATATACAGGCCACTCTAAACCTTGAAGTCAATaaccctccaccccctcccaacTCCCAGACATTTCTCCTGGTACAGACTGCACAGGGATTACAGCTTATCCCAAGTGTCCAGCAAAGCACACAGAAACTAATCCTGCTACCCAGTTCGCAAATGGTACCTACGCAACAGAAAGTACCTATCTCCCCAAACCCTTCAAACCTTGTCCTGATACCAAAAAACACCCCTCAGGGCGGTCAGCAGGTCAAACCAGTGAGAAGACGCAGCAGATCCAAAACACAGACCCCCTCCAACACCACAAAAGTTTCAGTCACGTCAAATATTATTATCTTACCAAATACAGGACCGGCAACATCCAACTTGCAATGCATCCAAAATGTACAGATCCAAACCTTGCAAGGTTCGACCAGGACTCTGGGTCCCCAAGCAGGGCAAAACATGATTGTCTTACGAAGCATGCCTGATCCAAAGTCACCCAACATACAGATCAAACCAATGCCTAGCTCCCAGGAAGTAGCCAGCATGCAGATTCAAACCAGACCCAGATCTCAAGAGACAGCCAATGTGCAGATCCAAACAATGCCCATCTCGCAGGATCTCTCCAGTGGGCAAATTCAGACAATACCCACTTCTCGAGAAATGTCCAGAGTTCATCTCAATCAAGAGGTGACCAGTGTGATCAAACAGGAAGTGCCCAATGTTCAACTCCATCAAGAGATGTCTAACGTTCAGATCCAAGCCATTCCCAACTCTCAGGAGCTCTCCAGTATTCACCTCCAAGCCCTTCCAAGCTCACAGGGCATGCAGGAAAGCCAGAATCTGATTGTGGTTCAGAATTCCCCTGAGGAAGAACTTCTGGGGCCTGGGGATGATATGGAAAATCTGCACACTATGGAGGAAATGCAAAATGTGCACTTTGAAACCTTGCAGATGGAAGAAGGGCTTCAGAATGTCATTGTTCTGCAGAACGCTGATGGGGAGCAGACTCGCCTGTGTGTGCAAGAGGTGGAGAGCATTCAGACCATGGAGGAGATGCCTAGTGTTCAGATCCAGACAGTGCAGAACAGTCAGGACCAGGCCACCAGCAATGGGCAGAAACTGTTAATTATCCGCAGTGCTCAAGGGGAGCAGGCCCTGCAAGTGCTGGAGAACGTTCAGGGACTACAGAGCGGGCAAAACCTGCAGGTGGTAGAGAATATCCAGGGAGTGCAAAATAGACAGAACGTGCAAGTGTTGCAGAGCGCCCAGAACCTAAACACTGTACAGATCTTGCAGAATCCATTGCAAGGGCGATCTCTTCCAAGCACCCGGAATTTGCCGTCCTTCCAGGGTCTCCAAAATCTGCAGCCTTCCAGCAGCACCCAAACCCTGCAGCTAGTCCAGAGCCCTGTGCAGGGTTTACAGCAGCAGCAGGGCCTGCCTTCCATTCAGATAGTTCAAACTGTGCCCAGCGTTCAGTTGGTTCACACTTTCTGA
- the ZNF628 gene encoding zinc finger protein 628 isoform X2, which translates to MVGAYQMEMAEIQAPKAQSPLQQPQPAYTSDHQYECQECGKVFKWSSRLIHHQRTHTGERPYKCSECPKAFKGSSALLYHQRSHTGERPYKCADCGKAFKRSSLLQIHQSVHTGVRSFKCHICSMTFKWSSHYQYHVRQHTGERPYKCNMCEKAFKNSSSLRRHRNIHTGERPYVCTVCGKAFTQSTNLRQHQRIHTGERPYKCGECGKSFTHSSNLLLHQRTHSCASVHKCDLCSEVFATHAHLQKHLQSHTIEQAYVQAEAELACTSTEVYLTTTDAMETVEMLFKCGECELTFKNEDLLLSHQESHMEEQQLYVCSVCDKSFKNAMGLSRHLHCHGSEQPFKCSICEKTFVQLSNLLVHQRTHTEEQQLIQTEAEVTCPQSTEVLLLSSATSAAASTTDTVDRPYKCTECGKAFKGSSGLRYHMRDHTGERPYKCLECGKAFKRSSLLSIHQRVHTGVRAFKCAECGLTFKWSSHYQYHLRLHTGERPYSCSECGKSFKNTSCLRRHRQLHTGERPFACTICGKTFTQTSNLRQHERTHTGERPYKCEACGKTFTHSSNLQLHQRTHSSERPFKCNVCGKGFVMSSYLQRHLRTHTADSSTSAPTTTENHAQGSAQGLQNVQIVPSTQGIQIIPNIQATLNLEVNNPPPPPNSQTFLLVQTAQGLQLIPSVQQSTQKLILLPSSQMVPTQQKVPISPNPSNLVLIPKNTPQGGQQVKPVRRRSRSKTQTPSNTTKVSVTSNIIILPNTGPATSNLQCIQNVQIQTLQGSTRTLGPQAGQNMIVLRSMPDPKSPNIQIKPMPSSQEVASMQIQTRPRSQETANVQIQTMPISQDLSSGQIQTIPTSREMSRVHLNQEVTSVIKQEVPNVQLHQEMSNVQIQAIPNSQELSSIHLQALPSSQGMQESQNLIVVQNSPEEELLGPGDDMENLHTMEEMQNVHFETLQMEEGLQNVIVLQNADGEQTRLCVQEVESIQTMEEMPSVQIQTVQNSQDQATSNGQKLLIIRSAQGEQALQVLENVQGLQSGQNLQVVENIQGVQNRQNVQVLQSAQNLNTVQILQNPLQGRSLPSTRNLPSFQGLQNLQPSSSTQTLQLVQSPVQGLQQQQGLPSIQIVQTVPSVQLVHTF; encoded by the coding sequence ATGGTTGGAGCCTACCAGATGGAAATGGCTGAGATCCAGGCTCCTAAAGCGCAGTCGCCACTCCAGCAACCGCAGCCAGCCTACACCAGTGACCACCAGTACGAGTGTCAGGAGTGCGGGAAGGTATTCAAATGGTCTTCCAGGCTGATCCACCACCAGAGAACTCACACAGGCGAGCGTCCTTACAAATGTTCTGAGTGTCCCAAGGCCTTTAAGGGCTCCTCAGCTTTGCTCTATCACCAGAGAAGCCACACAGGGGAACGGCCCTACAAATGCGCGGACTGCGGCAAGGCATTCAAGCGCTCTTCGTTGTTGCAGATTCACCAGAGTGTGCACACAGGTGTGCGCTCCTTCAAATGCCATATCTGTAGCATGACGTTCAAGTGGTCCTCACACTACCAGTATCACGTACGCCAGCATACTGGAGAGCGTCCGTACAAGTGCAATATGTGCGAGAAGGCTTTCAAGAACTCATCTAGCTTGAGGCGTCACCGGAACATTCATACAGGCGAGCGACCCTATGTCTGTACGGTGTGCGGAAAAGCATTCACTCAGTCTACCAACTTACGGCAACACCAAAGGATCCATACTGGTGAACGACCTTACAAATGTGGTGAATGTGGCAAGTCTTTCACACACTCATCCAACTTGCTGCTCCATCAACGTACGCACTCTTGTGCCAGTGTGCATAAATGCGACCTATGCAGCGAGGTCTTTGCCACCCATGCCCATCTACAGAAACACCTGCAGTCACATACCATCGAGCAGGCATATGTGCAGGCTGAGGCAGAGCTGGCCTGCACGTCAACTGAGGTTTACTTGACCACCACAGATGCAATGGAGACAGTGGAGATGCTTTTCAAGTGTGGTGAGTGTGAGTTGACCTTCAAGAATGAGGACCTGCTCCTTAGCCACCAAGAGAGCCACATGGAAGAGCAACAACTTTATGTCTGCTCCGTTTGTGATAAATCTTTCAAGAATGCCATGGGGTTGTCTCGCCACCTTCACTGCCATGGGAGCGAGCAGCCCTTCAAGTGCTCCATTTGTGAGAAGACCTTTGTGCAGCTTTCTAACCTACTGGTGCACCAGAGGACTCACACCGAGGAGCAACAGCTCATCCAGACCGAGGCTGAGGTCACCTGCCCACAGTCCACAGAGGTGTTgctcctttcctctgccacatctgcTGCTGCATCTACTACTGATACAGTGGATCGCCCATACAAATGTACAGAGTGTGGCAAGGCCTTCAAAGGTTCTTCGGGGCTCCGTTACCATATGAGAGACCACACAGGGGAGCGGCCTTACAAGTGCTTGGAATGTGGCAAGGCTTTCAAACGCTCCTCTCTGTTGTCCATCCACCAGCGGGTCCACACGGGTGTCCGGGCCTTCAAATGTGCCGAGTGCGGTTTGACGTTCAAATGGTCCTCACACTACCAGTATCACCTCCGGCTGCACACAGGGGAGCGGCCCTATAGCTGTAGTGAATGCGGCAAGTCCTTCAAGAACACATCCTGCTTGCGACGGCACCGTCAGCTACATACAGGTGAGCGCCCTTTTGCTTGTACCATCTGTGGCAAGACATTCACACAGACTTCCAACTTGAGGCAGCACGAACGCACTCATACTGGCGAACGGCCATATAAATGTGAGGCCTGCGGGAAGACCTTCACTCACTCCTCCAACCTGCAGCTTCACCAGCGCACTCACTCCAGTGAACGTCCCTTTAAGTGCAACGTTTGTGGTAAGGGTTTTGTAATGTCCTCCTATCTTCAGCGCCATCTGCGCACCCACACTGCAGATTCAAGCACCTCTGCTCCGACCACCACTGAAAACCATGCACAGGGTTCTGCTCAGGGGCTTCAGAACGTACAAATAGTGCCCAGTACACAAGGGATTCAAATAATCCCAAATATACAGGCCACTCTAAACCTTGAAGTCAATaaccctccaccccctcccaacTCCCAGACATTTCTCCTGGTACAGACTGCACAGGGATTACAGCTTATCCCAAGTGTCCAGCAAAGCACACAGAAACTAATCCTGCTACCCAGTTCGCAAATGGTACCTACGCAACAGAAAGTACCTATCTCCCCAAACCCTTCAAACCTTGTCCTGATACCAAAAAACACCCCTCAGGGCGGTCAGCAGGTCAAACCAGTGAGAAGACGCAGCAGATCCAAAACACAGACCCCCTCCAACACCACAAAAGTTTCAGTCACGTCAAATATTATTATCTTACCAAATACAGGACCGGCAACATCCAACTTGCAATGCATCCAAAATGTACAGATCCAAACCTTGCAAGGTTCGACCAGGACTCTGGGTCCCCAAGCAGGGCAAAACATGATTGTCTTACGAAGCATGCCTGATCCAAAGTCACCCAACATACAGATCAAACCAATGCCTAGCTCCCAGGAAGTAGCCAGCATGCAGATTCAAACCAGACCCAGATCTCAAGAGACAGCCAATGTGCAGATCCAAACAATGCCCATCTCGCAGGATCTCTCCAGTGGGCAAATTCAGACAATACCCACTTCTCGAGAAATGTCCAGAGTTCATCTCAATCAAGAGGTGACCAGTGTGATCAAACAGGAAGTGCCCAATGTTCAACTCCATCAAGAGATGTCTAACGTTCAGATCCAAGCCATTCCCAACTCTCAGGAGCTCTCCAGTATTCACCTCCAAGCCCTTCCAAGCTCACAGGGCATGCAGGAAAGCCAGAATCTGATTGTGGTTCAGAATTCCCCTGAGGAAGAACTTCTGGGGCCTGGGGATGATATGGAAAATCTGCACACTATGGAGGAAATGCAAAATGTGCACTTTGAAACCTTGCAGATGGAAGAAGGGCTTCAGAATGTCATTGTTCTGCAGAACGCTGATGGGGAGCAGACTCGCCTGTGTGTGCAAGAGGTGGAGAGCATTCAGACCATGGAGGAGATGCCTAGTGTTCAGATCCAGACAGTGCAGAACAGTCAGGACCAGGCCACCAGCAATGGGCAGAAACTGTTAATTATCCGCAGTGCTCAAGGGGAGCAGGCCCTGCAAGTGCTGGAGAACGTTCAGGGACTACAGAGCGGGCAAAACCTGCAGGTGGTAGAGAATATCCAGGGAGTGCAAAATAGACAGAACGTGCAAGTGTTGCAGAGCGCCCAGAACCTAAACACTGTACAGATCTTGCAGAATCCATTGCAAGGGCGATCTCTTCCAAGCACCCGGAATTTGCCGTCCTTCCAGGGTCTCCAAAATCTGCAGCCTTCCAGCAGCACCCAAACCCTGCAGCTAGTCCAGAGCCCTGTGCAGGGTTTACAGCAGCAGCAGGGCCTGCCTTCCATTCAGATAGTTCAAACTGTGCCCAGCGTTCAGTTGGTTCACACTTTCTGA
- the LOC117368274 gene encoding serine/threonine-protein kinase SBK1-like: MNLNESRGRGEYCLEEMLLLTAQNVPLLDPKENFTIVKELGSGSYGSVLLAVHQTQGTPMALKFMRKSNTEKEAFLLEYCISLSLSGHPCVIGAFGIAFQTASHYVFAQELAMADSLFSIMKPQVGIPEMSVKRCAVQLCSALDFMANKGLVHRDIKPENVLLFDSHCRRIKLTDFGLACPNGTAVKSMPENLPYTAPEMCTLSATDTLVAHASLDVWSFGVLLFCILTGYFPWSLALSSDKHFQAYGRWHRSSRIFKLPLQWQVFSTEALEMFKKLVAPEPTQRSPAKEVMHYLKSPWKVSSLPDNKNSGQGFHGKVDNSQYLQGRAGNKNFLVKKGC; the protein is encoded by the exons ATGAACCTGAACGAGAGCCGGGGAAGGGGCGAGTACTGCCTGGAGGAGATGCTGCTCCTCACGGCCCAAAATGTGCCCTTGCTGGACCCCAAGGAGAACTTCACCATTGTCAAGGAgctgggcagtggctcctacggcaGTGTGCTACTGGCGGTCCACCAGACTCAAG GGACTCCCATGGCTCTGAAGTTTATGAGGAAAAGCAACACAGAGAAGGAGGCTTTCTTGCTCGAGTACTGCATCTCTCTCAGCCTTTCCGGCCACCCTTGTGTCATCGGCGCCTTTGGCATTGCTTTTCAGACCGCCAGCCACTACGTCTTTGCCCAGGAGCTGGCCATGGCTGACAGTCTCTTCTCCATCATGAAGCCACAG GTCGGCATACCGGAGATGTCAGTGAAAAGGTGTGCCGTGCAGCTCTGCAGTGCCCTGGACTTTATGGCCAACAAGGGACTGGTCCATCGAGACATCAAACCCGAAAATGTGCTGCTCTTCGACTCGCACTGCCGCCGGATCAAGCTGACTGATTTCGGCTTGGCCTGCCCCAATGGCACTGCCGTGAAGTCGATGCCCGAGAACCTGCCGTACACGGCCCCAGAGATGTGCACCCTGAGCGCCACAGACACGCTGGTGGCCCATGCCAGTTTGGACGTGTGGTCCTTCGGTGTCCTTTTGTTCTGCATTCTCACGGGCTATTTCCCCTGGAGCCTGGCCTTGTCTTCGGACAAACACTTCCAAGCATACGGTCGCTGGCATCGTAGCAGCAGGATCTTCAAACTCCCGCTCCAGTGGCAGGTCTTCAGCACTGAAGCTCTGGAGATGTTTAAGAAGCTGGTGGCTCCTGAGCCTACCCAGAGGAGTCCTGCCAAGGAGGTGATGCACTATCTCAAGAGTCCATGGAAAGTCAGCTCGTTGCCAGACAACAAAAACAGTGGCCAAGGCTTTCATGGCAAAGTGGACAATTCTCAGTATCTGCAAGGAAGAGCAGGCAACAAAAACTTCTTGGTGAAAAAGGGCTGTTGA